The Porphyrobacter sp. HT-58-2 genome segment CCCAGTTGGCGGGGTTCATCTGCCCCTGCGCCAGTTCCTCCGGCGCACCGGCACGGGCCAGCATCTCAGCGTAGAACTGTGGCTCGATCGACCCCAACGAAATTTCCTTCCCGTCAGCGCACTTGAAGCAGCGATAGAAATGTGCCGCCCCGCCGAGCATCCCCTTGCCGCGCTCGGTGGAAAGATGCGGCATCTGGCGCACCCCGAAGAAGAAGCTCATCAGGCTGGTGGCCCCATCGACGATCGCGGCGTCGACCACCTGACCCTTGCCGGAACGCTCACGCTCATAGAGCGCCGCCATGATCCCGAAGGCGCAATACATCGAACCGCCGCCGAAATCGCCGACAAGGTTCTGCGGCGGGGTGGCGGGCTCATGCGGTTTGCCCACAGCGGCGAGCGCGCCGGTAATGGCGATGTAGTTGATGTCATGGCCGGCAGCCTGAGCGAGCGGCCCTTCCTGCCCCCAGCCGGTCATGCGGGCATAGACAAGGCGCGGGTTGGCTTCGAGCAGCACCTCCGGCCCAAGCCCCAGCCGTTCCATCACGCCGGGACGGAAGCCCTCGATCAGCACATCGGCACGGGCGGCGGCGGCACGGACGGCGACGCGGCCCTCCTCGCTCTTGAGGTCTACCGCCATGCGGTGCCGTGCCCGTTCGACCACCGGATTGCTCACCCCCGCGCCCGGCCGGTCGATCCGGACCACCTCGGCGCCGAGGTCCGCCAGCAGCATCGCCACATGCGGACCCGGCCCGATGCCGCTGAATTCAAGAACCCGGAGGCCGGAAAGCGGCCCGCTTGCATTGCTCATGTGTCTCTCCCTTTGGCCCGGCATTAAGCGCGCCCGCGGCAAGCTGGCAAGGGGCGGCGGGCTGTCGATTCTGCGGGTCGCTTGGGGCCACAGGCGGCATGGCCGGAAAGATTGTGCATTGCACCAATGAGGGGTGGTTGCTACGCGAAATCCCGTAATAGCGGTCGCGCCGCTGGGGGAATTTCGTGAAGGTTGCCATTTTCGGACTGGGTTACGTCGGCTCCACTGCGGCTGGGTGCATTGCCAGCCAGGGGCACACGATCGTTGGCGTAGATGTTAGCGAGGCCAAAGTCGCGGCGCTGAACGAAGGCCGCGCGCCGGTCTATGAACCCGGCCTCGACGATCTGATTGCCGCCGCCCATGCCGATGGTCGGGTCAAGGCCGTGACGAAGCTTGCAGACGAGCTTGACGATGCGGATATCGCCATCGTCTGCGTCGGCACGCCGAGCGGCGTCGATGGCGCGCACAACATGAGCTACATCGCGCAGGTCACCCGCGCGATTGCCGCCGCGCTGAAGCCGGATCGCAAGACCCCGCTGACCCTCGCCTACCGGTCGACCATGCGGCCCGGATCGTGCGAGAACATCATCTGGCCGATCATCCAGAGCCACCTCGGCGATGCGGCGGAACGCGCGGTCGAGCTGGTCTACAACCCCGAATTCCTGCGCGAAGCCTCGGCGATCGAGGACTTCTTCCATCCGCCCAAGATCGTTATCGGCACGCTGGGCGGCAAGCCTTCGGCCAACATGACAAAGCTCAACGAGGGCATCGAGGCACCGGTCTTCGAAGTGGGTCTGCGCGAGGCGGAGATCACCAAGTTCGTCGATAATTCGTGGCACGCGGTCAAGGTCGCCTTCGCCAACGAGATCGGCCGCGTGTGCCAGAACCTCGGCATCTCCGCACGCGAAGTGCACGCGATCTTCAAGAGCGACACCAAATTGAACCTCAGTGCCTATTACACCCGCCCCGGCGGTGCCTTCGGTGGCTCGTGCCTCCCCAAGGATGTGCGCGCGCTCCAGTATATCGCTGCCGACACCGGCTCGGCGACGCACCTGGTGGATTCACTGATCCGCTCGAACGAGGCGCACAAGCATCACCAGTTCCTGTACGCGACCCGAGGCCTCGAACCGGGGGCCAAGGTGCTGCTGGTCGGCCTCGCCTTCAAGCTCGAGACCGACGATCTGCGCGAGAGCCCGGCGGTCGACATGGCGAGGAAGCTGCTGGAAGCGGGGTATGATCTCGACATCTACGATCCCAAGGTCGCGCCCGACAATCTGGTGGGGCAGAACCTCGGCTATGCCTATTCGGTGCTGCCGCGCATCGACGGGCTGATGGTCGACAAGGCCACCGCCGAAACCCGCGACTATGCCCGGATCATTGCCACCAACCGCCTGATCGACAGCCTTGCAGTCGACAAGGCCAAGGTGGTCGACACCAGCGCCATCGCGTGACGATGAACGCGCCCGCCCAAATCGCCGCCGAGGAAGGCATCCCCGCGGTCATCGAAGGCGAGCCGCTCAAGGGCCGCCACGTGCTGATCGTGGTCGAGAATCTCCCCCTGCCCTTCGACCGGCGGGTGTGGCAGGAGGCGCGGACGCTGAAGGCGGCAGGCGCGCATGTCTCGATCATTTGCCCCACCGGCAAGGGTTACGAGAGCCGCTTCGAAATTATCGAAGGCATCGAGATCCACCGCCACCCGCTGCCGCTGGAAGCCAAGGGCGCGATCGGCTTCCTCGCCGAATATGGCGCGGCTCTGTTCTGGGAGACGGTGCTGGCCTGGCGCATCCACAGGAAGCGCCGGATCGACGTAATCCAGGGCTGCAACCCGCCCGATCTGATCTTCCTTGTCGCCCTGCCGTTCAAGCTGTTTGGCGTGCGCTACATCTTCGATCATCACGACATCAATCCCGAGCTTTACGAAGCAAAATTCAACAAGCGCGGGTTCTTCTGGTGGCTGATGGTGCTGTTCGAGAAGCTGACCTTCAAGGCCGCAGATGTCTCGATCGCCACCAACCATTCCTACCGCACAATCGCAATCGAGCGCGGCGGCATGGCGCCTGAGCGCGTGCATGTCGTGCGCTCCGGCCCTGACCTCTCCAAGCTCAAGCGCGTCCCCCCGGTGGAGCGCTGGAAGAACGGCCGTGCGCACATGGTCGGCTATGTCGGCGTCATGGGCGAGCAGGAGGGGATCGATCTGCTGATCGACGCGGTCGAGCATCTGGTGCGCGTCATGCACCGCGAGGATATCCAGTTCGTCCTCGTCGGCGGCGGTCCGGCGCTGGCGGAATTGCAGGCGCTCACCCAGACGCGCGGTCTGTCGGATTTCATCACCTTCACCGGCCGCGCGCCCGATCAGGAATTGTTCGAGGTGCTCTCGACCATGGACCTCGGCGTCAACCCCGACCGGGTCAACGCGATGAACGACAAGTCGACCATGAACAAGATCATGGAATACATGAGCCCAATCGATCACCGATTATCCGCTGCGTAACCAGACCATACTTGCCTTTGGGGCGCTGGCCTTGCTGCTCCTTGCGCGAATTGCGGCTGATCAAAGGAGAGCAGGGCGATGATTGCGCGGCTCATCTGGTTTGCCGGAATGCTCGGATTGGCAGTGCTGACGACGCTCCTGCAGATCGACCGGCAGTCCGACCTTACGCCATCGCTGGCGTCGCTCGTCCCTGCGCCGCTGCGCAGCGAAGCTCAGGTACAGATCGCTGCCGGTGCGGTCGAGGGCACGGACAGTCAACGCGGTCTCGAGGAAGCGAGAAGGCTTGTCATGAAACGCCCGGTGCCGGCCGAGCACCTCACTCTGCTGGCAATGGCGCAGACCAAGGCCGGAGAACTTGAACAGGCCGGAGTGACAATCCAGATCGCCGGGCAAAGAGGCTGGCGCGAGCCGCTGGCGCAAGAAGCGGTGCTGCGGATTGCACTGCAAGCAGGTGACAAGGCCGAGGCCGCCCGCCGCTATGCCGCTCTTTTTCTGCGTTCAGCGACGCCGGACGATCTGCTGCGCGAACTTGGGCCCACCGTGCTCGACGAACCCGACGGCCCGGGTCAGAGCACACTGGTTGACATCATCAGCGGAACGGACCGCTGGAATGCCACCTTCCTGCGACGGGGTGCGCGGGTGATGCCAACTACGGCCTTCGCCGATATTGCTGCAGCCACGCTAAAACGTGGGGCGCGTTACGATTGCGCAGTGCTTGAACAGTCCATCAAGGAAGCGGAGCGAAGCGAGCCCGCCGCAGCGCAACGCTTGCGAGACGCTGCCATCGGTCTTTGCCCCAAGCTCAAATCATAACGGATAGTGCCAACCGGCTCACGTGGGCAGGCATTACTCCTTCGCCCTGACAAGCGCGGGATGTTCGAATGCGCTTGCATAAAGCAGGCTGGCTTCTCGCGTGAAGTGACTGTCGTCCACGATCAGAGGCGTTCCGCTCTTACCGAAATAGCGACATTGCGGAGCGCACTGAATACGCAGCAACGAGACATAGTCGGCCCCGGTCTCTGCGGCGATCCCGGCCATCTGGCGGTCGAGATCGGCTTGCGACAATGCCCGCAGCGACTCCGCTAGCGCAGTACCTTGCCCCCTCTCATGCGACAGCGCGAGCAAGCGCGGGACGAATTGCGACCATTGTGCTGGGGGGCCTACCAGCAGCACCGCCTGCCCCTTTTCCCGCATCGCCAGCAACAGGCTGCGCAGAGCCGGCATATCGCTGTCCTCCCACCGCGCGGCAAGAACAAGCAGATCCGATGGGCGTTGCGCCATGTAATCGTTTAGCGCCCAGCGCATCAACTTCGGGCAGAACGGATAGCGACTGACCGTATTGTACTCCAGCGCCGGACGACAACCGGCAGCCGTCACCTGGCTAACCGCGCTGCCGCGAAAACTATCATGCAGACCCGGCCAAAGGTTGGCGGCCTGACTGTCGCCAACTAGTAGGACATGGCTGCGACCATCCGCATCCTCCAGGCAGGTGCTTTCGTCAAATTGCTGACTGCGGTGATGGATGAAGCAGCGGCCCGAACGGAACAGATCATCCAGCGGCGCGTCGAGACCCGCAGCGATGCTCAGGCCGCGTTCGGAAAAACGTTGCGGCAATCCGGCTGTTTGCGTCAGCACCACTGCGACGCCCACCAGTCCGATCGTGGCCAAGCCACTCCCTAGTAGCAAGCGTCGCACCGCGACAGCAGGGCGCCGAAAGGGCTCCTCAATGAATTTCCAGCTGACCACGGCAAGGACAAGACTGACAAGAGCGGCCACGATCTGAAGCGCAGGATCAAGCGCGCCAGCGGGCAGGCCCAGCAACAGCAGGACAATCACGGGCCAGTGCCACAGGTAAAGCGAATAGGAGATTCTTCCGATGAAGCGGGCCGGTGCGGTCTCCAGAATCTGCCCCATCCATGATGTGCCGTGCGAACCGGCCGCAATGATCGCAGCAGCGCCGACACAGGGGATGGCGGCGCGCCAACCGGGAAAGGGGGTGCCGGTGTCGAAGGCAATCACGGCATAGAGGATCATGGCCACACCGGTAAACGCCAATGCCTCACGGACGGCTCGCATCCCGAGAAATGGCAATGGCACGATCGCCACCAAGACCCCCAGCAGGAACTCCCAAAGTCGTGGTGGCAGCATGTAGAAGCTTGTGACGGGATCAAGCATCAACGAAGCTGTAGCTGACGCCAAGCCCAGCACTCCAATCCCGAACCACAATCCCAGCCGCCCGAGCCTGATCAACCCAAGAACGATCAGGGGCAAAACAAGGTAGAACTGCCCCTCCACCCCGAGCGTCCACATATGCAGCAGGACTTCATGATCGCTTTCGGCGTAGGCACCGCGATTGATCCAGAAGTGGATATTGGCCGCAAACAGCGCCGAAAATCCGAGGCTCGTGCTGTAGCCCGCCAGTTCGCCCGGCAGCAGCAGTATAGCCGCGGCAAGGCTCACGACCGCAAGTATCGCGACCATCACCGGCACGATCCGGCGCACCCGGCGAACGAGGTAATCCGCCAACCGAAAATGGCCCGCGACCGCTTCGCGCACCACAATGCCGCCGATCAGAAAGCCGGAAATGACGAAGAAGACATCGACCCCGACAAAGCCGCCGCTCGCAGTGTCGATTCCGAGGTGGAACAGCAGCACCGCGATCACCGCTACTGCACGCAGGCCTTCTATGTCGGGCCTGTGATGGCGAACAGGCTCCGGCGCGCCCGCGAAGGTCATGCAGGTCTCAAAGCGTGCGGATGATGCCGGAGAAGTCAGTCTCGGCGTTGTCACTGACGAAGGCTTCATAGATCGCGCGGGCATGGTCGCCCAATTCCACCTTGGCGCCTGCCGCCTGCGCCGCTTCCATCGCCAGCTTTAGGTCCTTCAGCATCAGCCCGGCGGCGAACCCGCCCTGATAATCATTGTCTGCGGGGGTCTTCGGACCAACGCCAGGGACCGGGCAATAGGACGTCATCGACCAGTTCTGGCCGCTTGAGACGCTGGAAATGTCGTAGAACGTCTGCGGGTCGAGACCGAGCTTCTGCGCCATGGCAAAGGCCTCGCAGGTGCCGATCATGTGGATCGCCAGCAGCATATTGTTGCAGATCTTGGCCGCCTGCCCGTTGCCCGCCGCGCCCGCATGGATCACCGCCTTGCCCATGCATTCGAGGATAGGCCGGGCGCGGGCGAAGGCTTGGTCGCTGCCGCCGACCATGAAGGTCAGCGTGCCGCCCGCCGCCGCCGCGATCCCGCCAGACACGGGGGCATCGACCATCTGGTAGCCATGCGCCTCGGTCACCTCGATCACTTCGCGCGCGGTGGCAACGTCGATCGTCGAGCAATCGAGCAGGATCGCGCCTTCAGGCGCGTGGCCGATGACATCGTCCCAATAGACCCGTTTCACGATCTGGCCGTTGGGCAGCATCGAGACGACCGCTTCTGCACCCGCGCAGGCTTCCCTGGCGGTGGCGAAGGTGGTGCACCCCGCCTCGCGCGCGGCGGCAAGTGCGGGTTCGGAAAGGTCGAAAGCGCGGACTTCGTGTCCTGCCTTCACAAGGTTTGCGGCCATCCCACCGCCCATATTGCCGAGCCCGATAAAGGCGATTTTCATTCTGGCTTCCTCACTTCCCGACGAGACCATGTGCCAAGAGCTGCTGCGAGCAAGGCAAATGCAGAGCAAATCACGACGCGGTTCAAAAGCAGCTCCAAAAAATTGCTCCCGCCGAACGGAGGCAGGGGCTTGAGTGCCACACTTGTGATCAAGCCGACTGTCGTTCCCGCAAGGGTCGCAATCAAGACCTTTGGTCGACCGGTGCGCGCAAGAGTAGCCGCCACCACGGCTCCGAGCATAACGATGACGACGAACTCGACGATCACGGGCCTAGCGCCCCTTCCACTGCCCTTCGCGCTTCTCGATGAAGGCGGCCATTCCCTCGGCCTTGTCCTCGCTCGCAGTCAGGATCTGGAAGATCCGGCGCTCGACGATCAGGCCCTGATCGAGGGTCATTTCGAAAGCCGAGTTGACCATCTCCTTGTTGGCGATGGTCGCCATCGGCGGCATCGCGGCGATGGTCGCGGCAGTCTTGAGGCTTTCGGCGATCAGTTCCTCATGCGGCACCACGCGGGCCACCAGATTGCTGCGCTCCGCTTCTTCTGCGCCCATCATCCGCCCGGTGAGGCACATTTCCATCGACTTCGACTTGCCGATCGCCCGCGTCAGCCGCTGCGATCCGCCCATGCCGGGGGCCACGCCAAGCTTGATCTCGGGCTGGCCGAACTTTGCCTTGTCGGACGCGATGATGAAATCCGCCATCATCGCCAGCTCGCACCCGCCGCCCAGCGCGAAGCCGTTCACGGCGGCGATCCAGGGCTTCCTCGTCTTCTTGACGATCTCGGAGGTCCAGGGGGCGAAGAAATCGTCGAGATAGAAATCCGCCGCCGGTTTCTCGCTCATCTCCTTGATGTCGGCGCCCGCCGCGAAGGCCTTGTCGCCGCTGCCCGTCAGGATCGCGCAAAGCTGCGAGCCGTCCGCCTGATAGGCAGCAAAAGCCTCGATCAGCTCCGAAAGAACCTGCGAATTCAATGCATTCAGTGCCTGCGGACGGTTGATGGTGAGCAGCGTGACACCCTTCGTGCCGCGCGCATCCATTTCGACGGTGATGGTTTCGTAAGTCATAAGGGTTTCCATTCCTCATCGGCGGGCAGGGGCGCGAAGATGCTGTCGAGCAATTCCTCGCTCACCTCTTCGGGCGTGGCCGGGTCCCACTTGGGATCATTGGTCTTGTCGACGATCACCGCGCGCACGCCCTCGGCAAAATCCGGGCGGGTCAGCACGCGGCTGGCGATGCGGTATTCCATACGCATGTTGTCGGCGAAATCGGTCAGTTGCGCACTCTCGGCGAGCTGGCGAAGCGCAACCTTGCAGGTCTGGGGACTCTTGGTGCCGAGCGTGTCACGTTCCTTCATGGCCCAGTCGTCCCCCGCCTCGGCGGCGGCTTCAAGGCTGGCGAGAATGTCCTCGTAACGCTCGGAGGCGAAATGCTTGGCGATCTTGTCGGCATTGGCTTCGATCCGCGCCTTGGGCGGGGTGCCGACGGGTTCGCTGAGGATCCCTGAAATACGATCGGGATGGTCATGGATGCGCGCCTTGATATCCTCCAGCATCTCATGCGGCACGTAATGCGTCGCAAGCCCCGTCCAGAGGCACTCCGCCCCATCAAGCCGCGCCCCCGTCAGCGCGAGAAACTGCCCGAGCCTGCGTCCCAGCCGGGAGAGATACCAGCCGCCGCCAACATCGGGGAACAGGCCGATGCCGGTTTCGGGCATGGCAAAGCGGGTGTTCTCGGTTGCCACGCGATACTTCGCGGGCTGGCTGATGCCCACGCCGCCGCCCATCGTGATGCCATCCATGAAAGCCACGATCGGCTTGGCATAGGTGAACATCTGGTGGTTCAGCTGATATTCGTCGTGGAAGAACTTCCGACCGGACACGCCGCCATCATGCAGCGCCGAATTGCGCAGGAAGGCAATGTCGCCCCCGGCACAGAAGCCGCGCCCCTCGGCATGATCGAGGATCACCGCCTTGATGCTGTCGTCATTCGCCCATTCGGTCAGCGCCGCGCTCATCGCATGGCACATCTCCAGGGTCAGCGCATGCAGCGCCTTGGGCCGGTTGAGGCTGATATGGCCGATGGGGCCTTGAGTAGCGATCAGGACATCGTCGGTCATTTTATTCCCCTCGCGCGGCGCTCACTGGCGCAGAAGGTCCCGGCCCACGACCATACGCATGATCTGGTTGGTGCCTTCAAGGATCGAATGCACCCTGAGGTCACGCCAGAAGCGTTCGATCGGGTAGTCCTGCAAGTAGCCGTAGCCGCCGAACAATTGCAGCGCGCGGTCTACAATCGCGCTGCCGTTATCGGTCGCCAGCCGCTTGGCCATCGCGGAAAAGCGCGTCTTGTCGGGCGCGTTGTCGGTCACCTTCGCTGCTGCAAGGTAAAGCAGCGCGCGCGCCGCTTCGAGATCGGTTGCCATGTCGGCGAGCATGAACTGGGTGTTCTGGAACTCGGCCACCGCCTGGCCGAACTGCTTGCGATCCTTGGTGTACTGAATCGCTTCGTCGAGGCACCTTTGCGCCCCGCCCAGCGAGCAGGCGCCGATGTTGAGCCGTCCGCCATCCAGTCCCATCATCGCAATGCGGAAGCCCTCACCCTCGCCGCCGACGAGGTTCTCCACCGGCACACGCACGTCTTCGAGGATCAGCTGCGCGGTCGGCTGCGAATGCCAGCCGAGCTTCTTCTCGTTGGCGCCGAAGCTGACGCCGGGCATGTCCTTTTCGATCACCATGCAGGAAATGCCCTTCGGCCCGTCCTCACCGGTGCGGACCATCACGGTGTAAATCTCGTTCGCGCCCGCGCCGGAGATGAACTGCTTGGTGCCGTTGACGACGAAGTGATCGCCGTCCCGCCGCGCCGTGGTGCGCAGGGCGCTGGCGTCCGATCCGCTCGAAGGTTCGGTCAGGCAGTAGCTGGCGATCTTTTCCATGGTGACGAGATCGGGGAGATACTTGGCCTTCACCGCCTCTCCGCCAAAACGGTCGATCATCCAGGCGGCCATGTTGTGGATCGAGATGAAGGCGCTGGTGGAAGGGCAGCCATAGGCCATCGCTTCCATGATCAGCGCCGCCTCAAGGCGGCCCAGCCCGATCCCGCCTGATTGTTCCGAGACATAGATCGCGCCGAAGCCCAGCTCGGCGCTTTCCTTGATGATGTCGCGCGGGAAGATGTGCCTTTCGTCCCACTCGGCAGCGTTGGGGGTGATGCGGTCGGCGGTGAAACGCTGCGCGACCTCGCGGATCGCCAGTTGATCGTCGGTGAGTTGGAATTGTCCGTGCATAGCCAAGGCCTCTAACCGGGTTGGCGGGGTTAGAAAAGGCTGGCGCACACGGCGGGCTTGCGGTTTTTTGCTAGGCGAGGGCGGATTGGTGCAACCCATCCGGCCTCGGCATGCGTAAACCATGACATGCCCAGCGCCCCGCCCCGCCTGATTCTCGTCTACAACGCCGACAGCGGCTGGCAGAACGCGGTCAAGGACGCGGCGTGGAAGGTGGTTCGGCCAGCGACTTACCCCTGCTCGCTATGCGCGCTGACCTATGGCTGGGTGGCGATGCATGGGCGCTGGCGGCGGTTTCTGGATGGGTTGGCGATGGCCAAGGTGTTCCACCACAAGGATGATTTCGCAGCGGCCTTTCCGCAGATGGAGGTCGCTCTGCCGGCGATCCTGCTGGCCGAAGCTGGCGGAGCGCCGCGTGTCCTGGTGAGCGCGGCGGAGCTTGACGCGCTGGCCGATCTCCACGCCCTGATCGCGTTGGTCGAGGCGCGATTGGCAGGGCCTCAGTAAACGACCATCGGGGCAAGTTCGAAACGGCAGTCGTCGAGCTTGCCCACTTCCAACGCCTTGGCAAAGGCTTCGGCTGACGGGGCAAGACGGCGGATCAGGATCACGCCCTTGGTGGTCGGCGAATAGACCACGAAATCGCGGCCAAAGCGCCCGGGATCACCCGTCCTGAATGCAGTCACAGGCCCGTTCTCGCCCACTCCCGGTTGCAGGCCTACGCTGACCGATTTGCCCGTCCCCCGGATTGTGGCGAAGTTGTTGGTGCTGGCATCGAAGAACGAGAGCGATTGATAGTCGTCCCACCGGGCCATCGTCACCTCAAGCCGGGGCGCACCGCTGCCGCCCCCTTCGGGCGTGGTCAGGTCATAGCGGCACAGCGCGTAATACAGATCGGGCGACGATCGCACCACCTGCTGGCTCTGCGGCGTTACCCGTTCGGGCGTGGTGAAGGCATGGAGCGCCACGCCGCGCGCCGCCAGCGCGTCCATCGCGCGGGCCATGATGAACGAGGGGGCGAAATATAGTGTCAGTGCATGACCTGCAACAGCGCAGGCCATCAGTACAGCGAGCGGGCCGATCCAGCGCTTCATCCGCCATCCTCCCCTTCACAGCCCAGCCGGGTAACCGACGGCGGTTCGAGCACCGCCGCCGGATCGGCAAGCAGCGCGGGTTCGGGCATGTAAAGCCGCAGAGTCAGATCGAAGGTTCCAGCGTTGCGGCTGGAAATCCAGTGCGCAGCATCGGCGGGTCGTTCGGAAGCAATCACGGCCTGCCATGCCCCGGGACCGGTCCGGCCCGCATCGATGCTGAGCGCGCCGTCGGTATTGCCTGGCAACATGCTGCGCGCATCATAAAGCGTGACTGACCACCACCCGGCCGGAATAGAGCCGCCCCCGATGCGATAGCGGCAAGCCTCACGCAAGGGTTGCCCGTCATCATCGACGAAGCGAGTGAAGTAGACGGCCTCGGTCTTGGCCAGTGCCAGCAGGCCATGGCGGGCAACGCGGGCGCGGGTATAGGGATCGGCAGCTTCGGAACCGACTGCGAAATCGCTGCGCCAGCCCGCCACATCGACGTTCCCGAAAGCAAGACTGCGCCCTTCAGGCCATAGGCCCGCCATCCACAGGGAGCTAGCGAGCCCGAGCGAGAGGCCCATGACGGCAGCGACAAAATAGACGAGTGTGCGCCGCATCAGCCGCGGATCACCGCTTCGGCCTCGATCTCCACCCGCCATTCAGGCCGGGCCAGCCACGCGACCCCGGCCATGGTAGAAGCCGGACGGCCGGCGCCGAAGAACCGGGCATGAACCGCGCCAACCGCATCCTGATCGGCAGGGTCGGTCAACAGCATCCGGGTGCGCACCAAATCGGCTGCGCTGCCGCCCAATTCCTCGATTGCCGCGATGATGATCGCGCAGCACCGTTCGGCCTGCTCCCCGGCGCCGCCCGGCGTGGTCGAACCATCAGGCTCGATCGGGCCGGTGCCAGCAACGATGATCCGCTGGCCCACTCTGATCGCGCGGGCAAAACCGAAAGCTGCCTCGTACGGTGAACCCGAGGTCGCCCTGTGTCGTTCACTCATCCGCAGGTAATCTCGGCGATCATCATAGCCTCATCATAGCGGACGTTCACGCGATCCTGCCGGTAATCCATTGTCCAGGCGGCGTTCGGCGGGCCCCAGCGCAGGGT includes the following:
- a CDS encoding CaiB/BaiF CoA transferase family protein — its product is MSNASGPLSGLRVLEFSGIGPGPHVAMLLADLGAEVVRIDRPGAGVSNPVVERARHRMAVDLKSEEGRVAVRAAAARADVLIEGFRPGVMERLGLGPEVLLEANPRLVYARMTGWGQEGPLAQAAGHDINYIAITGALAAVGKPHEPATPPQNLVGDFGGGSMYCAFGIMAALYERERSGKGQVVDAAIVDGATSLMSFFFGVRQMPHLSTERGKGMLGGAAHFYRCFKCADGKEISLGSIEPQFYAEMLARAGAPEELAQGQMNPANWDDYAEKLAALFLTKTQAEWCELLEGTDACFAPVLGIEEAREHPHMKARGAYVEHDGIWHTAPAPRFSRTPGAVRSSADDGADVVASWKAAS
- a CDS encoding nucleotide sugar dehydrogenase; its protein translation is MKVAIFGLGYVGSTAAGCIASQGHTIVGVDVSEAKVAALNEGRAPVYEPGLDDLIAAAHADGRVKAVTKLADELDDADIAIVCVGTPSGVDGAHNMSYIAQVTRAIAAALKPDRKTPLTLAYRSTMRPGSCENIIWPIIQSHLGDAAERAVELVYNPEFLREASAIEDFFHPPKIVIGTLGGKPSANMTKLNEGIEAPVFEVGLREAEITKFVDNSWHAVKVAFANEIGRVCQNLGISAREVHAIFKSDTKLNLSAYYTRPGGAFGGSCLPKDVRALQYIAADTGSATHLVDSLIRSNEAHKHHQFLYATRGLEPGAKVLLVGLAFKLETDDLRESPAVDMARKLLEAGYDLDIYDPKVAPDNLVGQNLGYAYSVLPRIDGLMVDKATAETRDYARIIATNRLIDSLAVDKAKVVDTSAIA
- a CDS encoding glycosyltransferase family 4 protein, yielding MNAPAQIAAEEGIPAVIEGEPLKGRHVLIVVENLPLPFDRRVWQEARTLKAAGAHVSIICPTGKGYESRFEIIEGIEIHRHPLPLEAKGAIGFLAEYGAALFWETVLAWRIHRKRRIDVIQGCNPPDLIFLVALPFKLFGVRYIFDHHDINPELYEAKFNKRGFFWWLMVLFEKLTFKAADVSIATNHSYRTIAIERGGMAPERVHVVRSGPDLSKLKRVPPVERWKNGRAHMVGYVGVMGEQEGIDLLIDAVEHLVRVMHREDIQFVLVGGGPALAELQALTQTRGLSDFITFTGRAPDQELFEVLSTMDLGVNPDRVNAMNDKSTMNKIMEYMSPIDHRLSAA
- a CDS encoding acyltransferase family protein; this encodes MTFAGAPEPVRHHRPDIEGLRAVAVIAVLLFHLGIDTASGGFVGVDVFFVISGFLIGGIVVREAVAGHFRLADYLVRRVRRIVPVMVAILAVVSLAAAILLLPGELAGYSTSLGFSALFAANIHFWINRGAYAESDHEVLLHMWTLGVEGQFYLVLPLIVLGLIRLGRLGLWFGIGVLGLASATASLMLDPVTSFYMLPPRLWEFLLGVLVAIVPLPFLGMRAVREALAFTGVAMILYAVIAFDTGTPFPGWRAAIPCVGAAAIIAAGSHGTSWMGQILETAPARFIGRISYSLYLWHWPVIVLLLLGLPAGALDPALQIVAALVSLVLAVVSWKFIEEPFRRPAVAVRRLLLGSGLATIGLVGVAVVLTQTAGLPQRFSERGLSIAAGLDAPLDDLFRSGRCFIHHRSQQFDESTCLEDADGRSHVLLVGDSQAANLWPGLHDSFRGSAVSQVTAAGCRPALEYNTVSRYPFCPKLMRWALNDYMAQRPSDLLVLAARWEDSDMPALRSLLLAMREKGQAVLLVGPPAQWSQFVPRLLALSHERGQGTALAESLRALSQADLDRQMAGIAAETGADYVSLLRIQCAPQCRYFGKSGTPLIVDDSHFTREASLLYASAFEHPALVRAKE
- the mmsB gene encoding 3-hydroxyisobutyrate dehydrogenase — translated: MKIAFIGLGNMGGGMAANLVKAGHEVRAFDLSEPALAAAREAGCTTFATAREACAGAEAVVSMLPNGQIVKRVYWDDVIGHAPEGAILLDCSTIDVATAREVIEVTEAHGYQMVDAPVSGGIAAAAGGTLTFMVGGSDQAFARARPILECMGKAVIHAGAAGNGQAAKICNNMLLAIHMIGTCEAFAMAQKLGLDPQTFYDISSVSSGQNWSMTSYCPVPGVGPKTPADNDYQGGFAAGLMLKDLKLAMEAAQAAGAKVELGDHARAIYEAFVSDNAETDFSGIIRTL
- a CDS encoding enoyl-CoA hydratase-related protein, coding for MTYETITVEMDARGTKGVTLLTINRPQALNALNSQVLSELIEAFAAYQADGSQLCAILTGSGDKAFAAGADIKEMSEKPAADFYLDDFFAPWTSEIVKKTRKPWIAAVNGFALGGGCELAMMADFIIASDKAKFGQPEIKLGVAPGMGGSQRLTRAIGKSKSMEMCLTGRMMGAEEAERSNLVARVVPHEELIAESLKTAATIAAMPPMATIANKEMVNSAFEMTLDQGLIVERRIFQILTASEDKAEGMAAFIEKREGQWKGR
- a CDS encoding enoyl-CoA hydratase/isomerase family protein gives rise to the protein MTDDVLIATQGPIGHISLNRPKALHALTLEMCHAMSAALTEWANDDSIKAVILDHAEGRGFCAGGDIAFLRNSALHDGGVSGRKFFHDEYQLNHQMFTYAKPIVAFMDGITMGGGVGISQPAKYRVATENTRFAMPETGIGLFPDVGGGWYLSRLGRRLGQFLALTGARLDGAECLWTGLATHYVPHEMLEDIKARIHDHPDRISGILSEPVGTPPKARIEANADKIAKHFASERYEDILASLEAAAEAGDDWAMKERDTLGTKSPQTCKVALRQLAESAQLTDFADNMRMEYRIASRVLTRPDFAEGVRAVIVDKTNDPKWDPATPEEVSEELLDSIFAPLPADEEWKPL
- a CDS encoding acyl-CoA dehydrogenase family protein, with protein sequence MHGQFQLTDDQLAIREVAQRFTADRITPNAAEWDERHIFPRDIIKESAELGFGAIYVSEQSGGIGLGRLEAALIMEAMAYGCPSTSAFISIHNMAAWMIDRFGGEAVKAKYLPDLVTMEKIASYCLTEPSSGSDASALRTTARRDGDHFVVNGTKQFISGAGANEIYTVMVRTGEDGPKGISCMVIEKDMPGVSFGANEKKLGWHSQPTAQLILEDVRVPVENLVGGEGEGFRIAMMGLDGGRLNIGACSLGGAQRCLDEAIQYTKDRKQFGQAVAEFQNTQFMLADMATDLEAARALLYLAAAKVTDNAPDKTRFSAMAKRLATDNGSAIVDRALQLFGGYGYLQDYPIERFWRDLRVHSILEGTNQIMRMVVGRDLLRQ